One genomic window of Streptomyces sp. WP-1 includes the following:
- a CDS encoding ROK family protein, producing the protein MSGKAEPRAAGERTTTRARLDRGRSALGPALELVHTGRAPTRAVLTAELGVTRATAGAVAAELEALGLIRVDARPAAAAGSQGRPSHRLDVAEEGPVALAAQVHADGFRAALVGLGGRIVATAPGCETVAADPAKVLGSVVEAGAELLRTTGRRCVGAGLAVPSAVAQPEGLALNPLHLAWPVGAPVRRLFEECVRAAGIEGPAFTGNDVNLAALAEHRHGAGRGARDLLCVATGHRGVGGALVLDGRLHTGSSGLALEVGHLTVNPEGRPCHCGGRGCLDVEADPLALLVEAGREPGPEDSLLKQADDLLRNQYDDPAVRRAAEALIDRLGLGLAGLVNILNPDRIILGGLHRTLLDADPSRLRAVVADRSLWGQSGGVPILPCTLDHNSLVGAAELAWQPVLDDPPAALR; encoded by the coding sequence ATGAGCGGCAAGGCGGAACCCCGGGCGGCGGGGGAGAGGACCACCACGAGGGCGCGGCTGGACCGGGGGCGGAGCGCGCTCGGGCCCGCGCTGGAACTGGTGCACACCGGGCGGGCGCCGACCCGGGCCGTGCTCACCGCCGAACTCGGCGTCACCCGGGCCACGGCCGGCGCGGTCGCCGCCGAACTGGAGGCCCTCGGCCTGATCCGGGTGGACGCCCGCCCCGCCGCCGCGGCCGGCTCCCAGGGCCGCCCCTCGCACCGGCTCGATGTCGCCGAGGAAGGCCCGGTGGCGCTGGCCGCGCAGGTGCACGCCGACGGCTTCCGGGCCGCGCTGGTCGGCCTCGGCGGCCGGATCGTGGCCACCGCGCCCGGCTGCGAGACCGTGGCCGCCGACCCGGCGAAGGTGCTCGGCTCGGTGGTCGAGGCGGGCGCGGAACTGCTGCGCACCACCGGCCGCCGCTGTGTCGGCGCCGGGCTCGCCGTGCCGTCCGCCGTCGCCCAGCCCGAGGGCCTCGCCCTCAACCCGCTGCACCTCGCCTGGCCCGTCGGGGCGCCGGTCCGCCGGCTGTTCGAGGAGTGCGTGCGCGCGGCGGGCATCGAGGGTCCCGCGTTCACCGGCAACGACGTCAACCTCGCGGCGCTCGCCGAACACCGGCACGGCGCGGGCCGGGGCGCCCGCGATCTGCTGTGCGTGGCCACCGGGCACCGGGGCGTCGGCGGCGCGCTCGTCCTCGACGGCCGCCTGCACACCGGCAGTTCGGGACTGGCGCTGGAGGTCGGGCACCTCACCGTCAACCCCGAGGGCCGCCCCTGTCACTGCGGGGGCCGGGGCTGCCTGGACGTCGAGGCCGATCCGCTGGCGCTGCTCGTGGAGGCCGGCCGTGAGCCGGGCCCCGAGGACTCGCTCCTGAAGCAGGCCGACGATCTGCTGCGCAACCAGTACGACGACCCCGCCGTGCGCCGTGCCGCCGAGGCGCTGATCGACCGGCTGGGCCTCGGACTCGCCGGTCTCGTCAACATCCTCAACCCCGACCGGATCATCCTCGGCGGCCTCCACCGCACCCTGCTGGACGCCGATCCGAGCCGGCTGCGCGCGGTGGTCGCCGACCGCAGCCTGTGGGGCCAGAGCGGCGGCGTCCCGATCCTGCCGTGCACCCTCGACCACAACAGCCTGGTCGGCGCCGCCGAACTGGCCTGGCAGCCGGTCCTGGACGACCCGCCGGCCGCACTGCGCTGA
- a CDS encoding phosphotriesterase codes for MIRTVLGDIRPQELGVCDAHDHLFLRSRQLPGRELDDVAAARAELEAFRAAGGAAVVQWTPHGMGRRAADLAALSRATGVHLVCATGLHQAPHVAPELLDGLRGRLAEVFVTELTEGIGTTGVRAGLIKVAGGFHALDAHARWTMAAAAEAHHATGAPIAVHLELGTGALDVLDLLCGELGVPGDRVILGHLNRFPDPVTQRQAAASGCWLAFDGPSRSHHATDWQMPAGARALAEAGFGDRLLLGGDTVTAGARSVDGGPGMPYLLRRLRPRLAAELGTELVDRILTEHPGKAFSVDWA; via the coding sequence GTGATCCGTACGGTCCTCGGCGACATCCGCCCGCAGGAGCTGGGCGTGTGCGACGCGCACGACCATCTCTTCCTGCGCAGCAGGCAGTTGCCGGGCAGGGAACTGGACGACGTCGCCGCCGCGCGGGCCGAACTGGAGGCGTTCCGCGCGGCGGGCGGTGCCGCCGTCGTGCAGTGGACACCGCACGGCATGGGCCGCCGCGCGGCCGACCTCGCCGCCCTGTCCCGGGCCACGGGGGTGCACCTGGTCTGCGCGACGGGTCTGCATCAAGCCCCGCACGTGGCACCGGAGTTGCTGGACGGGCTGCGCGGCCGGCTGGCCGAGGTGTTCGTCACCGAGCTGACCGAGGGCATCGGTACGACCGGAGTGCGGGCCGGGCTGATCAAGGTGGCGGGCGGCTTCCACGCGCTCGACGCGCACGCCCGCTGGACCATGGCGGCGGCGGCCGAGGCGCACCACGCGACCGGCGCGCCCATCGCCGTCCACCTGGAGCTGGGCACCGGCGCGCTCGACGTACTCGATCTGCTCTGCGGCGAGTTGGGCGTTCCCGGCGACCGGGTGATCCTCGGTCACCTGAACCGCTTCCCCGACCCGGTGACCCAGCGGCAGGCCGCCGCCTCGGGCTGCTGGCTCGCCTTCGACGGCCCCTCGCGCAGCCATCACGCCACCGACTGGCAGATGCCGGCCGGCGCCCGCGCCCTCGCGGAGGCCGGCTTCGGCGACCGTCTGCTGCTCGGGGGCGACACGGTGACCGCCGGGGCGCGCTCGGTCGACGGCGGCCCGGGAATGCCGTACCTGCTGCGCCGCCTGCGTCCGCGCCTGGCGGCGGAGTTGGGCACGGAACTGGTCGACCGGATCCTCACCGAACACCCGGGGAAGGCGTTCTCCGTCGACTGGGCGTGA
- a CDS encoding DUF4865 family protein, producing MHAMQYEVTLPADYDTDIIRARVERLGHLLDDWEGLGLKAYLLRERGVQGSPVNQYAPFYLWRTVEGMNRFLWGGGFQRLADDFGRPAVRRWTGLGYAEGSGGRAAFAVRRRQPVPDGADLPSLMEEAAGAAEKLAAEDGAVLAATAADPHRWELVHFSLWEHDAPKAEGDLYRVLHLSAPGRDRLPRGRHW from the coding sequence ATGCATGCCATGCAGTACGAGGTGACGCTGCCCGCGGACTACGACACGGACATCATCCGCGCCCGTGTCGAGCGCCTCGGGCATCTGCTGGACGACTGGGAGGGGCTCGGCCTCAAGGCGTATCTGCTGCGGGAGCGCGGTGTCCAGGGCTCGCCGGTCAACCAGTACGCGCCGTTCTACCTGTGGCGCACGGTCGAGGGCATGAACCGCTTCCTGTGGGGCGGCGGGTTCCAGCGCCTGGCCGACGACTTCGGGCGTCCGGCCGTACGCCGGTGGACGGGCCTCGGTTACGCGGAGGGCTCCGGCGGCCGTGCCGCGTTCGCCGTGCGGCGGCGGCAACCGGTCCCGGACGGGGCCGACTTGCCGTCCCTGATGGAGGAAGCGGCTGGTGCGGCAGAGAAGTTGGCGGCCGAGGACGGTGCCGTGCTGGCCGCGACGGCCGCCGACCCGCACCGCTGGGAGCTGGTCCACTTCTCCCTCTGGGAGCACGACGCCCCGAAGGCCGAGGGCGATCTCTACCGGGTGCTGCATCTGTCCGCCCCCGGCCGCGACCGGCTTCCGCGCGGGCGGCACTGGTGA
- a CDS encoding TetR/AcrR family transcriptional regulator, with translation MSTSERLIESTRDLLWERGYVGTSPKAILERAGAGQGSMYHHFKGKPDLALAAIRRTAEQLRASAERSLAGPGTPYERIEAYLRREREVLRGCPVGRLTMDPDVIASDELRAPVTETIAAIRERIAGIVEEGKRQGQFAPELDAGRIAATILATVQGGYVLARAAGSPAAFDAAVDGLLALLAPRTP, from the coding sequence ATGAGCACTTCCGAACGACTCATCGAGTCGACCCGCGACCTGCTCTGGGAGCGCGGCTATGTGGGCACCAGCCCCAAGGCGATCCTGGAGCGCGCGGGCGCGGGGCAGGGCAGCATGTACCACCACTTCAAGGGCAAGCCGGACCTCGCGCTGGCGGCGATCCGGCGCACCGCCGAGCAGCTGCGGGCGTCCGCCGAACGCTCGCTGGCAGGCCCCGGCACGCCGTACGAGCGCATCGAGGCGTATCTGCGCCGCGAGCGGGAGGTGCTGCGCGGGTGCCCGGTCGGGCGGCTGACCATGGACCCGGACGTGATCGCCAGTGACGAGCTGCGCGCCCCGGTGACGGAGACCATCGCCGCGATCCGGGAGCGGATCGCCGGGATCGTCGAAGAGGGCAAGCGGCAGGGGCAGTTCGCGCCGGAGCTGGACGCCGGGCGGATCGCCGCGACGATCCTCGCGACCGTGCAGGGCGGCTATGTGCTGGCCCGCGCCGCCGGTTCCCCCGCCGCCTTCGACGCGGCCGTCGACGGTCTGCTCGCCCTTCTCGCGCCACGAACCCCCTGA
- a CDS encoding ATP-binding protein, with translation MISHPSRHCTVELQALPSRIGQVRRIVSAQLRYWHLDPLIDRAALGVTELLSNVHRHARPDKSCTVELELRPDRLTVSVRDHDPRLPVPADEADADAEDTTPLATCGRGLAMVAAVSESWGARPDGDNGKVVWFTLPATPGQPARVPYRAPERQPMPTPVAAAVVASAVPSAPPRAPVAAG, from the coding sequence GTGATCAGTCACCCAAGCAGGCACTGCACGGTGGAGCTCCAAGCCCTGCCGTCGCGGATCGGCCAGGTCCGCAGAATCGTATCTGCGCAATTGCGCTACTGGCATCTGGACCCGTTGATAGACCGGGCCGCGCTCGGTGTGACGGAGCTGCTCAGCAACGTCCACCGGCATGCCAGGCCCGACAAGTCGTGCACCGTCGAGCTGGAGCTGCGACCGGACCGGCTCACCGTGTCGGTACGCGATCACGATCCGCGATTGCCCGTGCCGGCCGACGAGGCGGACGCGGACGCGGAGGACACCACACCGCTCGCCACCTGCGGGCGGGGCCTCGCCATGGTCGCCGCGGTCAGCGAGAGCTGGGGCGCGCGGCCGGACGGCGACAACGGCAAGGTCGTCTGGTTCACCCTGCCCGCGACGCCCGGCCAGCCGGCCCGGGTGCCGTACCGCGCCCCGGAGCGCCAGCCGATGCCCACACCGGTCGCGGCGGCTGTCGTCGCTTCGGCGGTCCCGTCGGCCCCACCACGCGCGCCGGTCGCGGCGGGCTGA
- a CDS encoding PLP-dependent cysteine synthase family protein, whose protein sequence is MSITHQTRTGATLDVDRTDPAYRDWLKEAVRKVQADANRSADTHLLRFPLPERWGIDLYLKDESTHPTGSLKHRLARSLFLYGLCNGWIRPGRPVIEASSGSTAVSEAYFAKLIGVPFIAVMPRTTSAEKCRLIEFHGGRCHFVDDSRKMYEESARLAVETGGHYMDQFTYAERATDWRGNNNIAESIFRQLELERFPEPAWIVATAGTGGTSATLARYVHYMQYDTRVCVADPDNSCFFEGWTSGDPDVTCDCGSRIEGIGRPRMEPSFVPGAIDRMMKVPDAASVAAVRALEGVIGRKAGGSTGTGLWSALKIVSEMVAEGRTGSVVTLLCDPGDRYLDKYYSDAWLAEQGLDIAPYTSAIETLLATGVWPE, encoded by the coding sequence GTGAGCATCACCCACCAGACCCGGACCGGCGCCACCCTCGATGTCGACCGTACCGACCCCGCCTACCGCGACTGGCTGAAAGAGGCCGTCCGCAAGGTACAGGCCGATGCCAACCGCTCGGCCGACACCCACCTGCTGCGCTTTCCGCTGCCCGAGCGCTGGGGCATCGACCTCTATCTCAAGGACGAGTCGACGCACCCCACCGGCAGCCTCAAGCACCGCCTCGCCCGCTCGCTGTTCCTCTACGGCCTCTGCAATGGCTGGATCCGCCCCGGCCGACCGGTGATCGAGGCGTCCAGCGGCTCCACCGCCGTCTCCGAGGCGTACTTCGCCAAGCTGATCGGCGTGCCCTTCATCGCGGTCATGCCCCGCACGACCAGCGCCGAGAAGTGCCGCCTCATCGAGTTCCACGGCGGCCGCTGCCACTTCGTGGACGACTCCCGGAAGATGTACGAGGAGTCCGCACGCCTCGCGGTGGAGACCGGCGGCCACTACATGGACCAGTTCACCTACGCCGAGCGGGCCACCGACTGGCGCGGCAACAACAACATCGCCGAATCGATCTTCCGCCAGCTGGAGTTGGAGCGGTTCCCGGAGCCGGCGTGGATCGTCGCCACGGCGGGCACCGGCGGCACCTCGGCGACGCTCGCCCGCTATGTGCACTACATGCAGTACGACACCCGTGTCTGCGTCGCCGACCCGGACAACTCCTGTTTCTTCGAGGGCTGGACCAGTGGTGACCCGGACGTCACCTGCGACTGCGGCTCCCGGATCGAGGGCATCGGCCGGCCGCGCATGGAGCCGAGCTTCGTGCCGGGCGCGATCGACCGGATGATGAAGGTCCCGGACGCGGCCAGCGTCGCCGCCGTACGGGCCCTCGAAGGGGTCATCGGCCGCAAGGCGGGCGGCTCCACCGGGACCGGGCTGTGGAGCGCGCTGAAGATCGTCTCCGAGATGGTGGCCGAGGGCCGTACCGGCAGCGTCGTCACCCTGCTGTGCGACCCGGGCGACCGGTACCTCGACAAGTACTACTCGGACGCGTGGCTCGCGGAACAGGGCCTGGACATCGCGCCGTACACATCGGCCATCGAGACGCTGCTGGCCACGGGGGTCTGGCCCGAGTGA
- a CDS encoding helix-turn-helix transcriptional regulator — MARPELARFLRERRAALRPRELGLPTGSPRRTPGLRREEVADLAHISVDYYVRLEQARGPRPSPRVLDALARALRLTPAERSHLFRLAGTTAPPPATGAVRHVRPHVERMLRRLPETGAIVTDAAYGVVAWNPLAQALLGGDLGQGTTNLARRRFLGGGGGHENSGAKEFGHIAVARLRRAADRYPHDARLAALLAELRAGSEEFGRLWETRPVHAPGHRTKTIVHPAAGRLRLNCDVLLVPEDDQEVVLITADPGSPSAGALRDLADTA, encoded by the coding sequence ATGGCGCGGCCCGAACTGGCCCGCTTCCTGCGGGAGCGCCGCGCGGCCCTGCGCCCGCGGGAACTCGGCCTCCCCACAGGCTCCCCGCGCCGCACCCCGGGCCTGCGCCGCGAGGAGGTGGCCGACCTGGCGCACATCTCGGTCGACTACTACGTGCGGCTGGAACAGGCCCGCGGCCCCCGCCCGTCGCCCCGTGTCCTGGACGCGCTGGCCCGGGCGCTGCGTCTGACACCGGCCGAGCGGAGCCATCTGTTCCGGCTGGCCGGGACGACCGCGCCGCCGCCCGCCACCGGCGCCGTACGGCACGTACGCCCGCACGTGGAGCGGATGCTGCGCCGCCTGCCGGAGACCGGTGCGATCGTCACCGACGCGGCCTACGGGGTCGTCGCCTGGAACCCGCTGGCCCAGGCCCTGCTGGGCGGTGACCTCGGACAGGGGACGACCAACCTCGCCCGGCGCCGCTTCCTCGGCGGGGGCGGCGGACACGAGAACTCCGGCGCCAAGGAGTTCGGGCACATCGCGGTGGCACGGCTGCGCCGGGCCGCCGACCGCTATCCGCACGATGCCCGGCTCGCCGCCCTGCTGGCCGAACTGCGCGCCGGCAGCGAGGAGTTCGGCCGGCTCTGGGAGACCCGGCCGGTGCACGCCCCCGGGCACCGCACCAAGACGATCGTCCATCCGGCGGCGGGCCGGCTGCGGCTGAACTGCGACGTCCTGCTCGTCCCCGAGGACGACCAGGAGGTCGTCCTGATCACCGCCGACCCCGGCTCCCCCTCGGCCGGGGCCCTGCGCGATCTCGCGGACACGGCCTGA
- a CDS encoding SDR family oxidoreductase, with protein sequence MNDRTALVTGANKGIGKEIARLLAAEGFAVYVGSRDAGRGRAAVEEIGGGARLLVLDVTDPDGIAAAADQVERLDVLVNNAGVSPSLAPATETGTDEFRRTYETNVFGVAAVTNAFLPALRRSPHPRIVNISSGTGSLTWSTRPNPQFAPGGGAAAYRSSKAALNALTVLYAQTLAEDGIKVNALAPGLRATDLNPRAAGASGDPAEAAEGAVRLALLPDDGPTGAFFSWDGTPVPW encoded by the coding sequence ATGAACGATCGCACAGCACTGGTCACCGGTGCCAACAAGGGAATCGGCAAGGAGATCGCCCGCCTGCTCGCCGCCGAGGGATTCGCGGTGTACGTGGGCTCCCGCGACGCCGGGCGCGGGCGGGCGGCCGTCGAGGAGATCGGCGGCGGCGCGCGGCTCCTGGTCCTCGACGTGACGGACCCGGACGGCATCGCCGCGGCCGCGGACCAGGTGGAACGCCTCGACGTCCTGGTCAACAACGCGGGTGTCTCGCCCTCGCTCGCCCCGGCCACCGAGACCGGCACGGACGAGTTCCGGCGCACCTACGAGACCAATGTGTTCGGGGTCGCCGCGGTCACCAACGCCTTCCTGCCCGCCCTGCGCCGCTCCCCGCACCCCCGGATCGTCAACATCTCCAGCGGCACCGGCTCACTGACCTGGAGCACAAGGCCGAACCCCCAGTTCGCGCCCGGCGGCGGCGCGGCCGCGTACCGGTCCTCGAAGGCCGCCCTCAACGCCCTCACCGTCCTGTACGCCCAGACGCTGGCCGAGGACGGCATCAAGGTCAACGCGCTCGCCCCCGGACTGCGGGCCACCGACCTCAACCCCCGGGCAGCGGGAGCGAGCGGCGACCCGGCGGAGGCCGCCGAGGGCGCCGTACGCCTGGCGCTGCTCCCGGACGACGGGCCGACCGGCGCGTTCTTCTCCTGGGACGGGACGCCCGTGCCCTGGTGA
- a CDS encoding DeoR/GlpR family DNA-binding transcription regulator: MSENQHLLAEQRRALILDEVRRRGGARVNELTRRLGVSDMTVRRDLDALARQGVLEKVHGGAVPVVEASTHEPGFEAKSGLELSAKEDIARAAAELVAPGTAIALSGGTTTYALAQHLLEVPDLTVVTNSVRVADVFHAAQRTSGQRQGAATVVLTGGVRTPSDSLVGPVADQAIAALHFDLLFLGVHGISAEAGLSTPNLAEAETNRRLVHSARRVVVVADHTKWGTVGLSSFATLAQVDTLVTDSGLPQQARTEVAERLRRLIVAGEPDIGDTAEGDEEDEEADGDTATEPGDTVEDN; this comes from the coding sequence GTGAGCGAGAATCAGCACCTCCTCGCGGAGCAGCGCCGCGCCCTGATCCTGGACGAGGTCCGGCGCCGCGGTGGCGCCCGGGTCAACGAACTGACCCGCAGGCTCGGGGTGTCGGACATGACCGTGCGCCGCGACCTGGACGCGCTGGCCCGGCAGGGCGTGCTGGAGAAGGTGCACGGCGGCGCGGTCCCGGTGGTCGAGGCGAGCACCCATGAGCCGGGCTTCGAGGCCAAGTCGGGTCTGGAGCTGTCGGCCAAGGAGGACATCGCGCGGGCCGCCGCCGAGCTGGTCGCCCCCGGCACCGCGATCGCCCTGTCCGGCGGTACGACGACCTACGCGCTCGCACAGCATCTGCTGGAGGTGCCGGACCTGACCGTGGTGACGAACTCGGTGCGGGTCGCGGACGTCTTCCACGCGGCGCAGCGCACCTCGGGGCAGCGCCAGGGCGCGGCCACGGTGGTGCTGACCGGCGGGGTGCGCACCCCGTCCGACTCGCTGGTGGGCCCGGTCGCGGACCAGGCGATCGCCGCGCTCCACTTCGATCTGCTCTTCCTCGGGGTGCACGGCATATCGGCCGAGGCGGGCCTGTCCACGCCGAACCTGGCGGAGGCCGAGACCAACCGCCGGCTGGTGCACTCGGCGCGGCGCGTGGTGGTGGTCGCCGATCACACCAAGTGGGGCACGGTGGGCCTCAGTTCGTTCGCCACGCTGGCTCAGGTGGACACCCTGGTGACCGACTCGGGGCTGCCGCAGCAGGCGCGCACCGAGGTCGCCGAGCGGCTGCGGCGGCTGATCGTGGCCGGGGAGCCGGACATCGGGGACACGGCCGAGGGCGACGAGGAAGACGAGGAAGCGGACGGCGACACCGCCACGGAACCCGGCGACACCGTCGAGGACAACTGA
- a CDS encoding right-handed parallel beta-helix repeat-containing protein, which yields MAQGTVQVTHTGTSRWRRRTGEYASLAAALEAAADGDVLTIAPGTYRENLVIQRAVTLRGPDGSPGSVRIAPVDGVPLTVRASAVVHDLHVEGQDAAAPALLVEEGTPELMDVRIVTRSAVGVEVRGAARPTVRRLTVDNPAGIGIAVLDGGSGVFEECEIVAAGQAGVAVRGGGRPRLDRCRVHHASGTGFTVTGENSALEAVGCEIYEVRGSGVQVTQRATAQLTDCDVHRTTGDGVTLDTDAVLTLEDCRIHDIPENAVDLRSRSVLTLTRTTVRQFGRNGLSVWDPGTRVDANQCEIFDSTGDYPAVWVSDGATAVLDSCRVHDVPDALFVLDRGSRVDVVDSDLSQVRNTAVSVSDGATAQLDDCRIRDAATGAWFRDHGSGGTLANCTVDGTQTGVIVTKGADPTIERCTVDSPAEAGFYVSAGGRGSFLNCRVSGSGGYGFHVIDGCRTTLRRCRTERCARGGYEFAEGGPDAGSGSGPVVEDCTSDESGSLRPPVTRETAVQTVSHSPGLLGSVPGQRGIDQEPTVTAPELVEPARTSKDVLGELDALVGLESVKREVRALTDMIEVGRRRQRAGLKAASVKRHLVFTGSPGTGKTTVARLYGEILASLGVLDKGHLVEVSRVDLVGEHIGSTAIRTQEAFQRARGGVLFIDEAYALSPEDAGRDFGKEAIDTLVKLMEDQRDAVVVIVAGYTAEMERFLSINPGVASRFSRTITFGDYGPEELLRIVEQQADEHEYSLAPGTAEALVTYFTTLPKGPAFGNGRTARQTFEAMVERHASRVAQLPDPSTDDLTLLYPEDLPDQQP from the coding sequence ATGGCACAGGGCACGGTCCAGGTGACGCACACCGGCACCTCGCGGTGGCGGCGCCGCACAGGTGAGTACGCATCGCTCGCCGCCGCCCTGGAGGCCGCCGCCGACGGCGACGTCCTCACCATCGCCCCCGGCACCTACCGGGAGAACCTGGTGATCCAGCGCGCGGTGACGCTCCGCGGGCCGGACGGCTCGCCCGGCTCGGTGCGGATCGCGCCGGTGGACGGGGTGCCGCTGACCGTGCGGGCCTCGGCCGTGGTGCACGACCTGCATGTGGAGGGCCAGGACGCGGCGGCGCCCGCGCTGCTGGTCGAGGAGGGCACGCCCGAGCTGATGGACGTGCGGATCGTGACCCGCTCGGCCGTCGGCGTGGAGGTGCGCGGCGCGGCCCGGCCGACCGTGCGCCGGCTCACCGTGGACAACCCGGCCGGGATCGGTATCGCCGTGCTCGACGGCGGCAGCGGGGTGTTCGAGGAGTGCGAGATCGTGGCGGCCGGACAGGCGGGCGTGGCGGTGCGCGGCGGCGGCCGTCCGCGCCTGGACCGCTGCCGGGTGCACCACGCCTCGGGCACCGGGTTCACCGTGACCGGGGAGAACTCCGCGCTGGAGGCGGTCGGTTGCGAGATCTACGAGGTCCGCGGCAGCGGGGTGCAGGTCACCCAGCGGGCCACCGCGCAGCTGACCGACTGCGATGTGCACCGCACCACCGGCGACGGCGTCACGCTGGACACGGACGCGGTGCTCACCCTGGAGGACTGCCGGATCCACGACATCCCGGAGAACGCGGTCGATCTGCGCTCGCGTTCGGTGCTCACCCTGACCCGGACGACCGTCCGGCAGTTCGGGCGCAACGGGCTGTCGGTGTGGGACCCGGGCACCCGGGTGGACGCCAACCAGTGCGAGATCTTCGACAGCACCGGTGACTATCCGGCGGTGTGGGTGAGCGACGGCGCCACCGCGGTGCTGGACTCCTGCCGGGTGCACGATGTGCCGGACGCGCTGTTCGTGCTGGACCGCGGGTCGCGCGTGGACGTGGTGGACAGCGATCTGTCCCAGGTGCGCAACACGGCCGTGTCGGTGAGCGACGGGGCCACCGCGCAGCTGGACGACTGCCGGATCCGGGACGCGGCGACCGGCGCCTGGTTCCGGGACCACGGCAGCGGCGGCACCCTCGCCAACTGCACCGTGGACGGCACCCAGACCGGTGTGATCGTCACCAAGGGCGCCGACCCGACCATCGAGCGCTGCACCGTCGACTCCCCCGCCGAGGCCGGTTTCTACGTCTCCGCGGGCGGCCGGGGCAGCTTCCTGAACTGCCGGGTCAGCGGGAGCGGCGGCTACGGCTTCCATGTGATCGACGGCTGCCGCACCACGCTGCGCAGGTGCCGCACCGAGCGCTGTGCGCGCGGGGGGTACGAGTTCGCCGAGGGCGGCCCGGACGCCGGGTCCGGTTCGGGTCCGGTCGTGGAGGACTGCACCAGCGACGAGAGCGGCAGCCTGCGGCCCCCGGTGACGCGGGAGACGGCCGTGCAGACGGTGTCGCACTCCCCCGGGCTGCTCGGCTCGGTCCCCGGGCAGCGCGGCATCGATCAGGAGCCGACGGTCACCGCCCCGGAGTTGGTGGAGCCGGCGCGTACGTCGAAGGACGTGCTCGGTGAACTGGACGCGCTGGTCGGCCTGGAGAGCGTCAAGCGCGAGGTGCGGGCGCTGACCGACATGATCGAGGTGGGCCGGCGCCGGCAGCGGGCCGGTCTGAAGGCCGCGTCCGTCAAACGGCATCTGGTCTTCACCGGTTCCCCCGGCACCGGCAAGACGACGGTCGCCCGGCTCTACGGCGAGATCCTCGCCTCTCTCGGTGTGCTGGACAAGGGCCATCTGGTCGAGGTGTCCCGGGTCGACCTGGTCGGCGAGCACATCGGCTCCACCGCGATCCGCACCCAGGAGGCGTTCCAACGGGCGCGCGGCGGAGTGCTGTTCATCGACGAGGCGTACGCGCTGTCGCCGGAGGACGCCGGGCGTGACTTCGGCAAGGAGGCCATCGACACCCTGGTGAAGCTGATGGAGGACCAGCGGGACGCGGTGGTGGTGATCGTCGCCGGGTACACGGCGGAGATGGAGCGCTTCCTGTCCATCAACCCGGGAGTGGCCTCCCGTTTCTCCCGCACCATCACCTTCGGCGACTACGGCCCCGAGGAGCTGCTGCGGATCGTGGAGCAGCAGGCCGACGAGCACGAGTACAGCCTCGCGCCGGGCACCGCCGAGGCCCTGGTCACCTACTTCACCACCCTCCCGAAGGGCCCCGCCTTCGGCAACGGGCGCACCGCCCGCCAGACCTTCGAGGCCATGGTCGAACGCCATGCGAGCCGTGTCGCCCAGCTTCCCGACCCGAGCACCGACGACCTGACCCTGCTGTATCCGGAGGACCTGCCGGACCAGCAGCCCTGA
- a CDS encoding DUF6643 family protein has product MTSPRSTYGGGYYSASFRDTPIYDSLVAERGTPQIAPIRVPAAYDMGSNLPALPSALPALPAAPSPQPPAPGYGYPQQQQPAPFQQAPTAYIPQQASAPRGYPGPQAPQQQRPMQPGTGYEAMRPAAPRPMQTPYPDPYNNPQQRGY; this is encoded by the coding sequence ATGACCTCCCCCCGCTCCACCTATGGCGGCGGCTATTACTCCGCCTCCTTCCGGGACACTCCGATCTACGACTCCCTCGTGGCCGAGCGGGGAACCCCGCAGATCGCCCCGATCCGGGTCCCCGCCGCCTACGACATGGGCAGCAACCTGCCCGCCCTGCCGTCGGCCCTCCCCGCCCTCCCGGCCGCGCCCTCCCCGCAGCCCCCGGCCCCCGGCTACGGCTACCCCCAGCAGCAACAGCCCGCCCCGTTCCAGCAGGCGCCCACCGCGTACATCCCGCAGCAGGCGAGCGCCCCGCGCGGCTACCCCGGACCGCAGGCCCCGCAGCAGCAGCGGCCGATGCAGCCCGGTACCGGCTACGAGGCGATGCGTCCGGCCGCGCCGCGGCCCATGCAGACGCCGTACCCGGACCCGTACAACAATCCTCAGCAGCGGGGTTACTGA